A part of Melittangium boletus DSM 14713 genomic DNA contains:
- a CDS encoding nucleotidyltransferase yields MGIDASLAERQRHPEEINARGRAVEVLLDAGVPFLVGGAYAYSTYTGIYRDTKDLDLFPRKHDAQLALKVLEKDGWRTERTDEAWLYKAWRGDYFVDFIFSSGNGVATVDDEWFEHARKAPVFGHECLVSPAEETIWSKAFVTERERYDGADINHLILKMGHGMDWVRLLRRFDRYWEVLLSHLMMFRFAYPCERDLVPTWLMTELMSRTLDTLKEGNWGERLCRGTLISKVNYMVDINHWGYGDGKSWDEQQREKGAARGTGCELENPFGGGR; encoded by the coding sequence ATGGGAATCGACGCCTCGCTCGCCGAGCGACAGCGCCACCCCGAGGAAATCAACGCCCGAGGCCGTGCCGTCGAGGTCCTATTGGACGCCGGCGTGCCCTTCCTGGTCGGAGGCGCCTACGCCTACTCCACCTATACAGGCATCTACCGGGACACGAAGGACCTGGACCTGTTCCCCCGCAAGCACGACGCCCAGTTGGCGCTCAAGGTCTTGGAGAAGGACGGCTGGCGCACCGAGCGCACCGACGAGGCGTGGCTCTACAAGGCCTGGCGGGGCGACTACTTCGTGGACTTCATCTTCTCCTCGGGCAATGGCGTGGCCACGGTGGACGACGAGTGGTTCGAGCACGCGCGCAAGGCGCCGGTGTTCGGCCACGAGTGTCTGGTGTCCCCGGCCGAGGAGACCATCTGGTCCAAGGCCTTCGTCACCGAGCGCGAGCGCTATGACGGCGCGGACATCAACCACCTCATCCTCAAGATGGGGCATGGGATGGACTGGGTGCGCCTGCTGCGCCGCTTCGACCGGTACTGGGAAGTGCTGCTCAGCCACCTGATGATGTTCCGCTTCGCCTACCCCTGTGAGCGGGACCTGGTGCCCACGTGGCTGATGACGGAGCTCATGTCGCGCACGCTCGACACGCTCAAGGAGGGCAACTGGGGCGAGCGACTGTGCCGCGGCACGCTCATCTCCAAGGTCAACTACATGGTGGACATCAACCACTGGGGCTACGGGGACGGCAAGTCCTGGGACGAGCAGCAGCGAGAGAAGGGAGCGGCACGTGGCACGGGATGCGAGCTCGAAAATCCGTTTGGCGGCGGTCGGTGA
- a CDS encoding metallophosphoesterase family protein → MAAVGDLHCREDQHGRFRQLVKQVNAESDMLVLCGDLTDRGMVEEGKVLAEELSALRVPAVAVLGNHDYEHNLAKEICGELSRAGVHMLDGDHFIFEKVLGVAGVKGFSGGFGNATLQSFGEGQTKAFVQEAVHESLKLEAALSHLDTPKKVVIMHYAPVPETLEGENLEIRPFLGTSRLAMPVDHYGAEAVFHGHAHHGSPVAKTKGGIPVYNVAMPLMTRLHPDQRFLLLEV, encoded by the coding sequence TTGGCGGCGGTCGGTGATCTGCACTGCCGCGAGGATCAGCACGGCCGCTTCCGGCAGCTCGTCAAGCAGGTGAACGCGGAGTCGGACATGCTGGTGCTCTGTGGCGACCTGACGGATCGCGGCATGGTGGAGGAGGGCAAGGTGCTCGCCGAGGAGCTGTCGGCCCTGCGGGTGCCGGCGGTGGCGGTGCTCGGCAATCACGACTACGAGCACAACCTGGCCAAGGAGATCTGCGGAGAGCTGTCGCGCGCGGGCGTGCACATGCTGGACGGCGATCACTTCATCTTCGAGAAGGTGCTGGGCGTGGCGGGCGTGAAGGGCTTCTCGGGCGGGTTTGGCAACGCCACGTTGCAGTCCTTCGGCGAGGGCCAGACGAAGGCCTTCGTGCAGGAGGCGGTGCACGAGTCCCTCAAGCTCGAGGCGGCGCTCAGCCACCTGGACACCCCGAAGAAGGTGGTGATCATGCACTACGCCCCCGTGCCGGAGACGCTGGAGGGCGAGAACCTGGAGATCCGCCCCTTCCTGGGCACCAGCCGCCTGGCGATGCCCGTGGACCACTATGGCGCGGAGGCCGTCTTCCATGGCCACGCCCACCATGGCTCGCCCGTGGCGAAGACGAAGGGCGGCATCCCCGTCTACAACGTGGCGATGCCCCTCATGACCCGGCTGCACCCCGACCAGCGCTTCCTGCTGCTCGAGGTGTAG